A region of Candidatus Lokiarchaeota archaeon DNA encodes the following proteins:
- the larE gene encoding ATP-dependent sacrificial sulfur transferase LarE, whose product VLASIAAESAQVAVFLTVDSSIVTAPDRKNLENFAESFGTEPVTSEFDWIAHENLANNPPERCYNCKSELASLWRKEAESRGLDVVIEGTNASDLDKHRPGIKALKEFGIQSPLAEAGITKREIREYAAAHNLPAADSPSSTCLATRFPSGTQITQERLERVEAAEEIMRNLFDIECVRARYHGDLVRIEVGHDEKEKLFDSTELDELHRKLKNRGFDYITIDAYGYQSGSMK is encoded by the coding sequence GTACTTGCAAGTATCGCCGCCGAAAGCGCACAAGTGGCTGTATTTCTCACTGTTGATAGTAGTATAGTAACTGCTCCTGATCGAAAAAACCTTGAAAACTTCGCTGAAAGCTTTGGGACTGAACCGGTTACTAGTGAATTCGACTGGATTGCACACGAGAATCTTGCTAACAATCCCCCTGAACGCTGTTACAATTGCAAGAGTGAACTTGCATCTCTCTGGAGAAAGGAGGCAGAAAGCAGAGGGCTCGATGTGGTCATAGAAGGTACCAATGCCTCCGATCTTGACAAACATAGACCAGGCATCAAGGCCCTGAAGGAATTTGGCATACAATCACCACTTGCGGAGGCGGGTATTACAAAGCGCGAGATAAGGGAATACGCAGCTGCACATAACCTACCAGCCGCAGATTCTCCTTCCAGTACCTGTTTGGCAACCCGCTTTCCATCAGGCACACAAATTACTCAAGAACGCCTTGAAAGAGTTGAAGCAGCAGAAGAGATTATGAGAAATCTGTTTGATATTGAGTGTGTTAGGGCACGCTATCATGGGGATTTAGTCAGAATTGAGGTTGGGCATGATGAGAAAGAAAAATTGTTTGATTCCACGGAACTAGACGAACTTCATAGAAAACTCAAGAATCGTGGATTTGACTACATCACAATAGATGCATATGGGTATCAATCGGGTTCAATGAAGTAA